A stretch of the Aegilops tauschii subsp. strangulata cultivar AL8/78 chromosome 4, Aet v6.0, whole genome shotgun sequence genome encodes the following:
- the LOC141022068 gene encoding uncharacterized protein, whose product MCRFRRFLADEELRDTYLHDQRYTWSSERNLPTLVRIDRVLRSPEWETTHPHSLPRCLSSVTSDHAPLLVDCTPRSPGPRRFYFERFWTTLDSFHHAVSEAWHAAPMDPAPFHRLFTRLKCIMRRLRSWSSRSIGQVATQLPTSSKLIARLDAARDYRHLSPLETWLRSSLKRTYHGLASLDMTIARQRVRLSWLKADDTDVGFLHLRASHRKQKNRILELCVDDSVVADAAGMSKVAFSHLSSLVGVADSRTASIALGAIDAPSFELSSHKSPFTMEEVSHVVCCMPKGKALGPDEFTAEFLCAVWDVVKGDIKEAFHKLHELNGMGFHKLNEAFITLLPKSPDVAALSEYCPISLIHLIAKLVPKVLSLRLAPRLHEPERLHHRPQHPRQLYAGLADRTATTQPSPSVRAP is encoded by the coding sequence ATGTGCCGTTTCAGACGTTTCCTCGCCGATGAGGAGCTCCGAGATACTTACCTCCATGACCAGCGCTATACTTGGTCCAGCGAGAGGAACCTGCCCACGCTCGTGCGCATCGACCGTGTGCTCCGCTCCCCCGAATGGGAAACTACGCACCCCCACAGTCTCCCAAGGTGCCTGTCTTCCGTCACGTCCGACCACGCTCCTTTGCTCGTGGACTGCACCCCGCGTTCCCCGGGGCCCAGGCGCTTCTACTTCGAGCGCTTTTGGACGACCCTCGACAGCTTCCACCACGCGGTCTCTGAAGCATGGCATGCCGCACCGATGGACCCGGCTCCCTTCCATCGCCTTTTCACGCGCCTCAAGTGCATCATGCGCCGCCTCCGAAGCTGGAGCTCGCGTTCCATTGGTCAGGTTGCCACCCAGTTGCCCACTTCCAGCAAGTTGATCGCGCGCCTTGACGCGGCTCGAGATTATAGGCATCTATCGCCCCTGGAAACCTGGCTTCGATCCAGCCTGAAGCGGACGTACCACGGCCTTGCTAGCCTCGACATGACCATCGCGCGCCAGCGCGTGCGTCTCTCCTGGCTCAAGGCCGATGACACGGACGTCGGGTTCCTTCACTTGCGCGCCTCCCACCGTAAGCAGAAGAACCGCATCCTCGAGCTGTGTGTCGACGACTCAGTGGTTGCTGACGCCGCGGGCATGTCGAAAGTTGCGTTCTCGCACTTGTCGAGCCTGGTTGGCGTAGCTGACTCTAGGACCGCCTCCATTGCTCTCGGCGCGATCGACGCTCCCTCCTTTGAGTTGTCTTCCCACAAGTCTCCCTTCACCATGGAGGAGGTGTCGCACGTGGTCTGTTGCATGCCCAAGGGCAAGGCTCTCGGTCCGGACGAATTTACTGCCGAGTTTCTTTGTGCCGTGTGGGATGTGGTCAAGGGCGACATCAAGGAGGCTTTTCACAAGCTTCATGAGCTTAATGGCATGGGCTTCCATAAGCTGAACGAGGCATTCATCACTCTACTCCCCAAGTCCCCGGATGTGGCTGCCCTCTCAGAATATTGCCCGATCAGCCTCATCCACTTGATCGCCAAGCTCGTGCCCAAGGTTTTATCCCTCCGGCTCGCCCCTCGGCTCCACGAGCCAGAGCGCCTTCATCACAGGCCGCAGCATCCACGGCAACTTTATGCTGGTTTAGCAGACCGCACGGCAACTACACAACCTTCACCATCCGTGCGTGCTCCTTAA